In one Echinicola marina genomic region, the following are encoded:
- a CDS encoding efflux RND transporter permease subunit has protein sequence MFQKFIHRPVFAIVISVLIVFVGSLSIKQLPISQFPQIAPTSVNIFIAYPGSSADVLVKSTLITLENSINGVQGMRYMATDATSAGEATLRVIFEPGTDPNQAVIRVKTRVDQVMPLLPELVQREGVVITPIQPSMLMYVNLYAKDKSLDEKFLYNYANVKMIPEINRIKGVAKAQILGSRRYAMRVWLNPDRMRAYDISVDEVMEALQEQSIVGRPGRLGRSSGMKAQSLEYVLTYKGRYNEPEQYENVIIRANAEGESIHLKDIGKVELGSEFFDIYSNLDGKPSAAIVLKQNYGSNASDVIEEVKNKVEEMKASFPPGMDYNISYDVSKFLDASIEQVIHTLRDAFILVALVVFIFLGDWRSTLIPILAVPVSLIGAFFVIQFFGLSINLVTLFALVLAIGIVVDDAIVVVEAVHAKMEEIPHLTPYQAVKRVLGEISGAIIAITMVMVSVFLPISFMSGPVGTFYRQFSITMASSIVISALIALTLTPVLCAMLLKNHHGKEKKSNLLTRALDSFNSGFDRLTGRYVGLLKSIVSRRWLTFAILLAFGVGIVWENHILPSGFIPSEDQGTIYAIIQTPPGATLERTNKVAHKLMEICEEIDGVESVSSLAGYEIMTEGRGSNAGTCLINLKPWSEREHSVKEIMEELEEESKGLGAIVEFFEPPAIPGFGSSGGFSMRLLDQTTETDYQEFDKINKQFMDDLGKRPELTGLFTFFAANYPQYELEIDNELAMQKGVSIGDAMENLNILIGSTYEQGFIKFGRFFKVYVQSDPKFRRLPSDVLNLYVKNDHGEMVPYSAFMKLKKTQGPNEVTRFNMYNSAAIRGLPAPGYTTADAIQAIREVAEQTLPKDYDIAWEGLSYDESNRGNEALYVFLVVLVFVYFVLAAQYESFIIPLAVVTSLPVGVFGSFLLLKLMGLDNDIYAQIGLIMLIGLLGKNAVLIVEFAVQKRQEGATILNAAIEGAKVRFRPILMTSFAFIAGLIPLVIATGAGAIGNRTIGASAMGGMLFGTVFGVIIVPGLYYIFAKLADGKQLIQDEDEVPLTEEYDHENA, from the coding sequence ATGTTTCAAAAATTTATACACAGGCCCGTATTTGCGATAGTCATCTCGGTCCTAATCGTTTTTGTGGGATCCTTGTCGATCAAGCAGCTGCCTATATCCCAGTTCCCACAAATTGCGCCGACATCGGTCAATATCTTTATAGCCTATCCAGGTTCCAGTGCCGATGTTTTGGTGAAGTCTACTTTGATTACCCTTGAAAACTCCATTAATGGTGTTCAGGGGATGCGTTATATGGCCACCGATGCCACCAGTGCAGGAGAGGCCACATTAAGGGTGATATTTGAGCCTGGTACCGATCCCAACCAGGCTGTGATCAGGGTGAAAACCCGGGTGGACCAGGTCATGCCATTGTTGCCAGAACTGGTGCAAAGGGAAGGTGTGGTGATCACGCCTATCCAGCCCAGTATGTTGATGTATGTCAACCTCTATGCCAAGGATAAAAGCTTGGATGAGAAATTCCTGTACAACTATGCCAATGTGAAAATGATCCCGGAGATCAACAGGATCAAAGGGGTTGCCAAGGCTCAGATTTTGGGGAGTCGTAGGTATGCCATGCGTGTTTGGTTAAACCCAGACCGTATGCGGGCTTATGATATTTCTGTTGATGAAGTGATGGAAGCTTTGCAGGAGCAAAGTATCGTTGGGCGGCCAGGTAGGCTAGGTAGAAGTTCTGGTATGAAAGCCCAGTCCTTGGAGTATGTATTGACTTATAAGGGCAGGTATAATGAGCCCGAGCAATATGAAAATGTCATCATTAGGGCCAATGCAGAAGGAGAGAGCATTCACCTGAAGGATATTGGCAAGGTGGAGCTTGGAAGTGAATTCTTTGATATTTATTCCAATTTGGATGGTAAACCCTCTGCTGCCATCGTGCTAAAACAAAATTATGGTAGTAATGCGAGTGATGTAATAGAAGAAGTGAAAAATAAAGTGGAGGAAATGAAAGCTTCTTTCCCTCCCGGAATGGATTATAATATCAGTTATGATGTGTCCAAATTCCTGGATGCTTCTATTGAACAGGTGATTCATACCTTGCGGGATGCGTTTATTCTGGTTGCATTGGTCGTGTTTATTTTCTTGGGAGACTGGCGATCGACCTTAATTCCGATTCTTGCCGTACCTGTTTCTTTGATAGGTGCATTCTTTGTGATTCAGTTTTTTGGGCTTTCGATCAACTTGGTGACCCTCTTTGCCCTTGTATTGGCGATAGGTATCGTGGTCGATGATGCCATAGTGGTCGTGGAGGCTGTCCATGCCAAGATGGAGGAAATACCTCATTTGACCCCATATCAAGCTGTGAAAAGAGTACTTGGAGAGATTTCTGGAGCTATCATCGCGATCACGATGGTGATGGTTTCAGTGTTCCTGCCTATTTCATTTATGTCAGGGCCTGTGGGTACATTCTATAGGCAATTTTCCATTACAATGGCCAGTTCCATTGTGATTTCAGCCTTGATTGCCTTGACGCTTACTCCTGTGCTATGTGCCATGTTGCTTAAAAACCACCATGGAAAAGAGAAGAAGAGCAACTTGCTTACCAGGGCCTTGGATAGTTTTAACAGCGGATTTGACCGATTGACAGGAAGGTATGTGGGGCTGCTCAAAAGTATTGTCAGCCGAAGATGGTTAACCTTTGCTATTCTTTTGGCTTTTGGAGTTGGTATCGTATGGGAAAACCATATTCTGCCATCTGGATTTATTCCGAGTGAAGACCAGGGAACCATCTACGCCATCATCCAGACGCCTCCAGGGGCCACTTTGGAAAGGACGAATAAGGTGGCTCACAAACTGATGGAGATCTGTGAAGAAATAGATGGTGTGGAGTCAGTATCTTCATTAGCCGGTTATGAGATCATGACAGAAGGTCGTGGATCCAATGCAGGTACCTGTTTGATCAACCTTAAACCTTGGTCTGAAAGAGAACATTCTGTGAAGGAGATCATGGAAGAACTGGAGGAAGAATCCAAAGGACTTGGGGCCATCGTGGAATTCTTTGAGCCGCCTGCCATTCCAGGTTTTGGTTCTTCTGGTGGTTTTTCCATGCGTTTGCTGGACCAGACTACCGAAACTGATTATCAGGAATTTGATAAGATCAATAAACAGTTTATGGATGATTTGGGTAAGCGTCCTGAATTGACCGGTTTGTTTACCTTCTTTGCTGCGAACTATCCTCAGTATGAACTGGAAATTGACAATGAGCTGGCCATGCAAAAGGGCGTTTCCATTGGTGATGCTATGGAAAACCTGAACATCCTAATTGGAAGTACCTATGAGCAGGGCTTTATTAAATTTGGCCGATTCTTCAAGGTTTATGTGCAGTCTGATCCAAAGTTCAGAAGGTTACCATCGGATGTACTTAACCTATATGTCAAAAACGATCATGGTGAAATGGTGCCTTACTCTGCCTTTATGAAGCTGAAGAAAACGCAAGGGCCTAATGAGGTTACCCGTTTCAATATGTATAATTCAGCGGCCATAAGAGGACTTCCTGCTCCTGGTTATACCACAGCAGATGCCATTCAGGCCATTCGGGAAGTGGCAGAGCAAACCTTACCCAAGGATTATGACATTGCTTGGGAAGGGCTTTCCTATGATGAGTCCAACAGGGGCAATGAGGCCTTGTATGTGTTTCTTGTGGTACTGGTCTTTGTCTATTTTGTATTGGCGGCGCAGTATGAGAGTTTCATCATTCCGCTGGCGGTGGTTACCTCCTTGCCCGTTGGGGTATTTGGTTCCTTCCTATTGCTGAAGCTGATGGGGCTGGACAATGATATTTATGCCCAGATTGGTTTGATCATGTTGATTGGACTTTTGGGCAAAAATGCCGTACTGATCGTAGAATTTGCTGTGCAGAAAAGGCAGGAAGGCGCTACTATCCTTAATGCTGCCATTGAAGGAGCCAAGGTCCGTTTCCGTCCGATTTTAATGACTTCTTTCGCGTTTATTGCAGGGTTGATCCCATTGGTTATTGCTACCGGAGCAGGAGCCATAGGTAACCGCACCATTGGTGCTTCAGCCATGGGGGGAATGTTGTTTGGGACCGTTTTTGGGGTAATCATTGTCCCAGGCCTATACTATATTTTCGCAAAGCTTGCGGATGGCAAACAGCTGATCCAAGATGAAGATGAAGTTCCTTTAACAGAAGAATATGACCATGAAAATGCTTGA
- a CDS encoding efflux RND transporter periplasmic adaptor subunit yields MKRILMLMSLGALLWHTSCTTHGEEKHEEEVEFLVTSPARLDTTITEEYVCQIHSINHIELRAQERGYLEKIYVDEGQFVKKGQLLFQIMPKLYEAELQRAKAEVNFAEIEYQNTKSLADRDVVAPNELAMAKAKLDKAKAEEALAEVHLQFTEIRAPFDGIIDRFHVRLGSLVEEGELLSNLSDNSKMWVYYNVPEAEYLDYKSNVQKDSLMKVGLLMANNKMFEFPGVVETIEADFNHETGNIPFRATFPNPKGLLRHGETGNIIMGVPLDNALIIPQKATFEVLDKKYVYVLGEDNVLKSKPITIAAELPHIYAVQDGIDVNDKILLEGLRLVRENEEIKSKFVSPETALSELDLYAE; encoded by the coding sequence ATGAAGAGAATTCTCATGCTTATGAGTTTGGGTGCCCTATTGTGGCATACAAGCTGTACCACCCACGGTGAAGAAAAACACGAGGAGGAAGTTGAGTTCCTAGTTACCAGTCCTGCGAGATTGGACACCACTATCACCGAAGAGTATGTTTGCCAAATCCATTCCATTAATCATATTGAGCTCCGTGCCCAGGAAAGAGGTTACTTGGAAAAAATTTATGTGGATGAGGGACAATTTGTAAAAAAGGGACAACTCTTGTTCCAGATTATGCCTAAGCTGTATGAGGCAGAGCTCCAAAGAGCCAAAGCAGAAGTGAATTTTGCTGAAATAGAATATCAAAATACCAAATCCCTTGCGGATCGGGATGTAGTGGCACCCAATGAGCTGGCCATGGCCAAAGCGAAGTTGGATAAGGCCAAGGCAGAAGAAGCCTTAGCGGAAGTGCACTTGCAGTTTACCGAAATCAGAGCTCCTTTTGATGGGATTATTGATCGTTTCCATGTGAGGTTGGGGAGTCTTGTTGAGGAAGGCGAATTACTTTCCAATCTGTCCGATAACAGTAAAATGTGGGTGTATTATAATGTCCCTGAGGCAGAGTATCTGGATTATAAATCCAATGTGCAAAAGGATAGCTTGATGAAGGTAGGTCTCTTGATGGCCAATAATAAAATGTTTGAATTCCCAGGGGTGGTGGAGACCATCGAGGCTGATTTCAATCATGAGACTGGCAATATCCCTTTCAGGGCCACATTTCCTAATCCCAAGGGATTGCTGCGGCATGGTGAAACGGGTAATATCATTATGGGAGTGCCATTGGATAATGCCCTTATTATCCCTCAAAAAGCCACTTTTGAGGTGCTTGATAAAAAATACGTGTATGTACTGGGAGAGGACAATGTATTGAAGTCAAAACCAATTACCATAGCGGCTGAATTGCCCCATATCTATGCGGTACAGGATGGTATTGATGTAAATGACAAAATCCTACTTGAAGGTTTGCGCTTGGTCAGAGAGAATGAAGAGATCAAAAGCAAGTTTGTAAGCCCGGAGACAGCCCTGTCCGAGCTGGATTTGTATGCTGAATAA
- a CDS encoding GntR family transcriptional regulator yields the protein MDFKLDHDSPVPFHAQIEKYLRDLIQREEYINGDQFLPKETAMSKSLGVSRNTIRQAINKLVHEGIIERKKGVGSKVVQKKISTRLDNWISFTKEMKNKGIEVVDYLMKVSLEKADQEVSKALGVEEGKEVWVLEKVRGDKEAKYLYSVSYFHPRVGITGKENFKRLLYELLEEEHDVVVAVSKEKLKAILPDEKIVKLLDLEDNFPVLKRERLVCDLGDRPVEYNMVYYHTGYFSYDIDIKRDL from the coding sequence ATGGATTTTAAATTGGATCATGACAGTCCTGTGCCTTTCCATGCACAGATAGAAAAATACCTTAGAGATTTGATTCAGCGGGAAGAATATATCAATGGGGATCAATTTTTACCTAAGGAAACCGCGATGTCCAAGAGTTTAGGCGTATCCAGAAATACCATTAGGCAGGCCATCAATAAACTGGTCCATGAGGGGATTATTGAGCGGAAAAAAGGAGTAGGATCCAAGGTTGTACAAAAGAAAATTTCTACCCGGCTGGACAATTGGATCAGTTTCACCAAAGAGATGAAGAATAAAGGCATAGAGGTGGTGGATTATTTGATGAAAGTGTCCTTAGAAAAAGCAGATCAAGAAGTGAGCAAGGCGCTTGGTGTGGAAGAGGGCAAGGAAGTCTGGGTACTGGAAAAGGTGAGAGGAGATAAGGAGGCCAAATATCTATATTCAGTTTCTTATTTTCATCCTCGGGTGGGCATTACAGGAAAAGAAAATTTCAAAAGGTTACTTTATGAACTTTTAGAGGAAGAGCATGATGTGGTGGTGGCTGTCTCCAAGGAAAAGCTAAAGGCAATTCTTCCCGACGAGAAGATTGTGAAATTGTTGGATTTAGAAGACAATTTTCCTGTCCTAAAAAGGGAGCGTTTGGTATGTGATTTGGGTGATAGGCCAGTTGAGTACAATATGGTTTATTACCATACAGGTTATTTCTCCTATGATATTGACATTAAGAGAGATCTTTAG